In Silene latifolia isolate original U9 population chromosome X, ASM4854445v1, whole genome shotgun sequence, the following proteins share a genomic window:
- the LOC141622653 gene encoding calcium uniporter protein 5, mitochondrial-like → MWRSHFFQTVSTVVRRSSLISHPPRAVTAARFLSSPVNSDDGEKTVIRPPAVTAAVKEAEAEAERMSLSEVRKLMRLVNVEALKAKLVDEGKEVIGYGELLKACESTGVARSVAEAADFAKVLDEAGVVLLFRDRVYLHPDKVVELVTSSVPLALTPEDDPRREELRKLEERKEEIDKQAHKQVRLILWSGLGLAIMQVGLFFRLTFWEFSWDVMEPITFFTTAFSIVIGYGYFMFTSKDPTYRDLMKTIFLSRQRKLLKKNNFDIVRFEELRDKCKCPFDKKPTN, encoded by the exons ATGTGGAGGTCGCATTTTTTCCAGACAGTATCGACCGTCGTACGCCGGTCTTCTCTCATCTCACATCCGCCGCGTGCGGTGACGGCGGCGCGATTCTTATCGTCGCCGGTGAATTCCGATGACGGCGAAAAGACAGTTATCCGACCTCCGGCGGTGACGGCGGCAGTGAAGGAGGCGGAGGCGGAGGCGGAGAGGATGTCGTTGAGTGAGGTGAGGAAATTGATGAGGTTAGTCAACGTGGAGGCGTTGAAGGCGAAACTTGTTGATGAAGGTAAAGAGGTTATTGGATATGGTGAATTGTTGAAGGCTTGTGAGAGTACGGGAGTCGCGAGATCTGTTGCCGAAGCGGCGGATTTCGCGAAAGTTCTTGATGAAGCTGGTGTTGTTCTTTTGTTTCGTGATCGAGTTTATCTTCATCCTGATAAG GTGGTCGAACTAGTAACGAGCTCGGTCCCACTTGCATTAACACCTGAAGATGATCCAAGGAGGGAGGAGCTGAGGAAGCTGGAAGAAAGGAAGGAGGAAATTGACAAACAGGCCCACAAGCAGGTGCGTCTTATATTGTGGTCTGGTCTGGGGCTTGCTATAATGCAGGTCGGACTTTTCTTCCGGCTCACTTTCTGGGAATTTTCATGGGATGTTATGGAACCAATCACGTTTTTCACGACAGCCTTCAGCATAGTTATTGGTTACGGCTACTTCATGTTCACCTCAAAAGATCCCACATACCGAGACTTGATGAAGACAATCTTCCTTTCAAGGCAGCGAAAGCTGCTCAAGAAGAATAATTTTGACATCGTTAGATTTGAGGAGCTGAGAGATAAATGCAAGTGCCCTTTTGACAAGAAACCTACCAATTGA